The following are from one region of the Streptomyces tuirus genome:
- a CDS encoding putative T7SS-secreted protein: protein MGSTPALLRAVAGVTGGTQESHRPTDWHILDLDGDPTPGDPQRVRKLAGTLHDFADDVADALRDLKGIAKEDEILSWAGKTADVFAEEFADAPKKLRKLKKSYDLAGDALASFWPDLETAQDKADKALRDGRKARAELTTAQTALSGANDWVRTATEKTDSYDPSKNGGKDVPKPDESEVRRATRNAQHAKARQIAAEQDVQAAQSALDAAKKLAGQARRMHEEAARRTVTKLEEASDAGIPNRHWWEEIGDWVTDHWDEIVTVCKWVVTVVGIIVMIIGGPLGWLVFAAALVVLADTLRKVIKGQAGWGDLLWAALDCIPATKGFTSLAKLGKLWKAGGLKALGAGFMGGIGGGLKNLANSVRALKDVRFLTFSMMGKSRWWKADSPHVSPPTRAADDALPSDIPVYHREGATAIGYDPATLRNFDVAERLPGYQDVIIHGTRDGRMLAGEANRSGLRAGGHTVNPNHVLDTINRIPGYNGEPIRMLTCHSGAAQPHVIQDMANSLGVPVKAPTNAVGVPSFGEGPFTPHIRDEGVWLTFLPMV, encoded by the coding sequence ATAGGTTCGACTCCCGCTCTCTTACGGGCCGTTGCGGGTGTTACGGGGGGAACCCAGGAGTCACACAGGCCGACCGACTGGCACATACTCGACCTGGACGGGGACCCGACCCCGGGCGATCCCCAGCGCGTCCGCAAACTCGCCGGAACGCTGCACGACTTCGCAGACGACGTCGCCGATGCCCTGCGCGATCTGAAGGGCATCGCCAAGGAGGACGAGATCCTCTCCTGGGCGGGCAAGACGGCGGACGTGTTCGCGGAGGAGTTCGCGGACGCACCGAAGAAGCTGCGGAAGCTGAAGAAGTCCTACGACCTGGCCGGTGATGCCCTGGCCTCCTTCTGGCCTGACCTGGAGACCGCGCAGGACAAGGCCGACAAGGCGCTGCGGGACGGCCGGAAGGCACGCGCGGAACTCACCACCGCGCAGACGGCCCTGTCCGGAGCCAACGACTGGGTGCGGACGGCGACCGAGAAGACCGACTCGTACGACCCGTCCAAGAACGGCGGCAAGGACGTCCCCAAGCCGGACGAGTCCGAGGTCCGCCGCGCCACCCGTAACGCGCAGCACGCCAAGGCCCGCCAGATCGCGGCCGAGCAGGACGTGCAGGCCGCGCAGAGTGCCCTCGACGCGGCCAAGAAGCTCGCCGGGCAGGCACGGCGCATGCACGAGGAGGCCGCTCGCCGGACGGTCACGAAACTGGAGGAAGCCTCCGACGCCGGGATCCCCAACCGGCACTGGTGGGAGGAGATCGGCGACTGGGTCACCGACCACTGGGACGAGATCGTCACGGTCTGCAAGTGGGTCGTGACGGTTGTCGGCATCATCGTGATGATCATCGGCGGCCCACTCGGCTGGCTCGTCTTCGCGGCGGCCCTCGTCGTGCTGGCCGACACCTTGAGAAAAGTCATCAAGGGCCAAGCGGGCTGGGGTGATCTCTTATGGGCGGCCCTGGACTGCATACCTGCCACGAAGGGCTTCACGAGTCTCGCCAAGCTCGGGAAACTCTGGAAGGCCGGAGGTCTCAAGGCGCTCGGCGCCGGCTTCATGGGCGGAATCGGCGGCGGATTGAAGAATCTCGCCAACAGCGTCCGCGCGTTGAAAGACGTCCGCTTCTTGACGTTCAGCATGATGGGAAAAAGCCGTTGGTGGAAGGCCGACTCCCCTCACGTAAGTCCCCCTACCAGGGCGGCGGACGACGCGCTCCCCTCCGACATTCCCGTGTACCACAGGGAGGGAGCGACTGCCATCGGATATGACCCCGCCACCCTCAGGAACTTTGATGTCGCCGAGCGGCTTCCCGGTTATCAGGACGTCATTATTCACGGGACCAGGGACGGCCGCATGCTCGCGGGCGAGGCGAATCGGTCGGGCCTGCGGGCAGGTGGCCACACAGTCAACCCGAATCATGTCCTTGATACAATCAACCGAATACCAGGCTACAACGGCGAGCCCATCAGGATGCTCACCTGCCATTCCGGAGCTGCGCAGCCGCACGTGATCCAAGACATGGCGAACTCCCTGGGGGTCCCCGTCAAGGCTCCTACCAACGCAGTCGGTGTGCCCAGCTTCGGTGAAGGCCCTTTCACACCGCACATCAGGGACGA